The DNA sequence CGCATCGGCATCGCCCAGCTCGGCCGCGTGGTTGCGGAAGAACGGCAAGTTCTGCAAGCCGCCCAGCACGTCGTCGCTTTCCTGGATGTGGTAGTTGATGGCAAAGAAGTAGTTCAGGAAGACCTGCGCCGGAATAGACTTGCGCCAAGCCTCGTCGGCCACCAGTTGCTGCGGCTCAGGGGCCCCCAGGTCGGCCTGCGGGATGAGCGGAATGATGCGGGTTTCTTCGTGCGTCGTCGTCATACCAGATAAACACCCGATGGCAGCTTTTTAGTTGCCTGTTTACTAACTAATTTAACGATCCTTAATATTTAGTATAATGCTGATTGTTAACAAGTTGAAAAGCGCATTTGGCAGTTATTAAAAATTATTTTTAGCAGGCAATTTACTAATTTTTATAGTAGCTAAGGAAACGTAAAAAAAAGCCCTCAACCGCAAGGTTGAGGGCTTTGAAAACGGTAGGCGCCAGGGGCCCTACAACTGGTCTTCGATGATTGAAACGGCCTCGCCGATGATAATATCTTTCTTAAGGTTCTTAGTGAAGCGCTGGTCGCGGTTCACCTTTACCGTGTCACCGTTAGCTGCTTGCACATCAGCACGCAAGGGCGAAAAAGCCAGGTTAGTGGTTGCCTTCTGTGCAGCTTCGTACTTGTCTGCCTCCACCTTATTCTGGCGCTGCCTGACGCGATACGCCACCAGGTTTAGCGGCTCGATGGACTCTTTCTTGCGCGCCAAGGACATCTGGGTTACTTCGCTCATCACGTTAAAGCTTGGGCTTGCGGCCACGCGGGCTTTGCTGGCAGCACGCAGCTTGTCGTAGGCTGGCTGGGTATTCCAGGTGCGGTAGCGGGCGGGGGAAATCTCGTCCCACTTCAGTGGATAATCAGAGCCCTTTTCGCCTTCCTCCAAGTACGAATACATATCAGGAAGTACAATATCGGGCACCACGCCCTTGAACTGGGTCGAGCCCCCGTTCACGCGGTAGAATTTTGAAGTAGTGAACTTCAACGAACCGAACGGCTTGAGGTTGTTCAACTCGTTTGGCAGGCTCTCATCCAGGTCCACAATGCGCTGCACAGTGCCTTTGCCGTACGTGCTGGCCGAGCCCACAATCACGGCGCGCTTATAGTCCTGCATGGCCGCAGCCAGGATTTCCGAAGCCGAAGCGCTGTACTTGTTCACCAGAATTACCAGAGGCCCGCTGTACTGCACCCGGGGATCTTTGTCTTCCAGCACGGTGGTGCGGCCGCGGCCGTCGCGAATTTGTACGATGGGGCCACTGTCAATGAACAAGCCGCCCATGTCCACGGCATCGTTCAGCGAACCGCCGCCATTGTAGCGCAGGTCCAGAATCACACCCTTTACGCCTTCCTGGTTCATTTTAGCCAGCTCCTTCTTCACGTCCTGCGACGAGTTGGGGCTGCCGTCGTTGTTGAAGTCGGCGTAAAACGTCCGCAAATCCAGGTAGCCAAACTTCTGGTTTTTGCTGGTAATGGCCGCCGAGCGGGCATATGCTTCGTCGTTGATTACCACATCGCGGATAATGG is a window from the Hymenobacter nivis genome containing:
- a CDS encoding carboxy terminal-processing peptidase, translated to MAVFVLASYRLFRRSTSAGPTKEQVLIGTMVQGLNSAHYQPEKLDDMFSKRVFDLSLKRDDYRKTFLLASDIENLRRYQNDIDDEVKTGRRDFFDLSTQLMTQRVKEMQLLYREILAKPFDFTTNEMFQTDFEKATWPADKAVQRESWRKMLKFETLSRVSEMMDAQEKAKTAKPSAATAAPAAANAKAPTAPEPVRTPAQMEAEARKRVLKTYDDQFADLLEVNASEQLASYANVIANTYDPHTDYFAPKAKEDFDYQLTGRFEGIGAQLREKDGLIYIEDIIPGSASARQGELKKGDAILRVAQGAAEPVSIEGWRITKAVTLIKGKKGSEVRLTVRKADGTTKVVPIIRDVVINDEAYARSAAITSKNQKFGYLDLRTFYADFNNDGSPNSSQDVKKELAKMNQEGVKGVILDLRYNGGGSLNDAVDMGGLFIDSGPIVQIRDGRGRTTVLEDKDPRVQYSGPLVILVNKYSASASEILAAAMQDYKRAVIVGSASTYGKGTVQRIVDLDESLPNELNNLKPFGSLKFTTSKFYRVNGGSTQFKGVVPDIVLPDMYSYLEEGEKGSDYPLKWDEISPARYRTWNTQPAYDKLRAASKARVAASPSFNVMSEVTQMSLARKKESIEPLNLVAYRVRQRQNKVEADKYEAAQKATTNLAFSPLRADVQAANGDTVKVNRDQRFTKNLKKDIIIGEAVSIIEDQL